Sequence from the Kineosporia succinea genome:
GACGACGGTGCCCACCGCCGCCTGGTCGACCTCCTGCTCGACGAGGGCCGGTCCTGGCTGGAGGCCAACTCCGACCGGATCATGCTGCTGGTCACCGAGCAGGCCCCGGGCTGGACCCCGCAGTGGGTGGACAACCGCATCGCCCGGCGCGTCTACGACGAGCTGCACCGCTGGCTCTCGGAGGTCGCGGCCGACCAGCAGCACCCGGCCCGCCAGGCGCTCGACGACCTGCTGCGCCGCCTGGCCCGTGACATGCGCTCCGACCCGGACACCCAGGCCAAGGTCGAGGCGATCAAGATGCGCCTCCTCGAGCACCCGGAGCTGCGCAGGGCCACGATCGCCCTGTGGTCGACGGTGCGCCGGATGCTGCTCGAGGCCCTCGCCGACCCGCAGGGTGAGCTGCGCCGCCGCATCGTCGACGCCCTCACCGACCTGGGCAAGCGCCTGTCCACCGACCACGCGCTGCAGGCCCGTCTCGACACCTACGCCCAGGACGTCGTGGGCTACGTGGTGCGCAACTACGCCGGTGAGCTGGCCACGGTGATCAGCGAGACGGTGAAGCGCTGGGACGCCGTGGACGCCTCGAAGCGCATCGAGCTGCACGTGGGCCGTGACCTGCAGTTCATCCGCATCAACGGCACCGTGGTCGGGGCCCTGGCGGGCCTGGTGATCCACACCTTCACCCTGCTGATCAGCTGACCCCCGAGAGCTTGAGGATGGGGCTTTCTATGTCTCTCTAACGAAAACTCTAGATAGATCGACCAGGCAGCCGACGCGTCTTCAATCAGTAGCCTGACGCCGGAGGTAACGCCCGAAATGCGGCACGGTGAAAGCGATCCGGCCGCGCTCACCGGAGTAGATCAGGCCCTTCTTGATCAGCGAGTCGCGGGCCGGCGACAGCGACTGCGGCTTGCGGCCCAGCACCAGCGCGATCTCGGAGGTGGACACGCCCGCGTCGCCCATCGACAGACCGGGCGGCAGATCGGCCGAGACGTCGGCCATGGCCCGCAGGTACTCCCGCTCGGCCGGGGTGGCCCGCTCGTAGCGGGAGCCGAAGAAGCCCACCGCGAGCTCGGCCTCGGCCTCCGGGGCGGCCACTTTCACGTCGTCGGCGGTGATCGGCGTGCGCGGCGCGACATCCCACGCGCCCTTGCCGTAGGCCTGGATGAAGTACGGGTACCCGGCCGTGACCTCGTACATCGCGGCCAGGGCCTCTTCGGTGAAGTCCGCACCCTCTTCCTGTGCGGGCGAGCGCAGGGCCCGGGCGGCGGCCTCCGGATCGAGCCGGTCGATGCGGGCGTAACGAAAGAGCCGCTCGGAGTAGGACTTGCTGGCCGAGAGCACCGCGGGCAGGTGCGGCAGACCGGCACCGACCACCACCAGGGGCAGACCCTGCTGACCCAGCTCGTGACAGGCCGCGCAGAGCGCCGAGACGTCGTCGGGCAGCAGGTCTTGCATCTCGTCGATGAACACCGCGATGCCCCGCCCGGCGCCGGCCGCCACCCCGGCGATGTCGGTGAACAGCTCGACCAGGTCGATCTCGATGTCACCGGAGTCGGCGCGGCCGGGCACCGCGGGCACGTCGATGCCGGGCTGCCAGCGGTCGCGCAGGGTGGTCTTGGTCTTGGCCGGAACCTCTTTCAGCGCAAAGGATTTCAGGATCCCCAGCACATGGCTGGTGTCTTCGCGGTTGGCCGGGGCCAGCTCCCGCACGGCCTGATGCAGGGCGGCGGCCAGCGGACGGCGCAGAGGGGTGTCGGGCCGGGCCTCGAGCTTGCCCGTCCCCCACTGCTTGCGCACCGCGGCCGAGCGCAAAGCATTGAGCAGCACGGTCTTTCCGACGCCGCGCAGGCCGATCAGCACCAGGCTGCGTTCGGGCCGGCCCCGGCTGATGCGTTCCAGCACCACGTCGAAACTGTCGAGCTCGGTGTCGCGCCCCGCCAGCTCGGGCGGCCGCTGCCCGGCACCGGGGGCGTAGGGATTGCGCACCGGATCCATCATCAGAGCGTATCCGGGTGTCTACGCTCTGGCCTAGAACCAGCAATAGCGTTTTATGTACGTTTTACCCCGGCGCCCCGCCCTGAACCGCCCGGCCTCAGGCCACTCGGTCCAGGGCCGCGCGGAGGGTGCCCGGACCCATCACCCTGGCCTCCTCGGGCAGGCGCGCCCGCAGCCCCCGGTCGGCCGTGGCCACCAGAGGCACCCGGCCGGCGGCGACGATCTCCTCGGCCAGCGCCACGATCGTGCTGTCACCGTCGGCGGTGGCCCGGACGACCTCGACCGGTTCGGGTGCACCGGCCCCCTTGGCCTTACCCTCCACGACGGCGAGAATCCTGGTCAGGTGCCGGCCTTCGAGCTCGGTGAGCGCCGCGAGCTCCCCCATCAGCCGGGTGGCCGCACCCAGCCGGTCGCGCCACCAGCCGTCCGGCCGGCTGCCCATCACGTTGGCGACGTCGACCACCAGGACGACCTCAGTCATCAGTCATCGCAGAGGGCCCGGGCCGTGGTCAGGATGCGCTGCTGCGTGAGCTGCAGGTACTGCGCGGCCGGACCGGGCGGGAGGGGACTGTCCTTCGCCGTCACCCGGGCCAGCCGGCCGTCGAACCCGGCCTCCAGCACGCCGGTCACCAGGGCCTCGGAAACCCCTCCGCCGGAACGGGTCTCGTCGACGATCAGCAGGTGACGGGTGATCGATGCGGCGGCGACCACGTCGTCCACCGGCAGGGGAGCCAGCCACCGCAGATCGACCACCCGGCAGCCGATGCCCTCACCTTCCAGCTCGGCCGCCGCGCGCATGGCCATGCGTAAACCGTTGCCGTAGGCCGCGATCGTGAGGTCGTTGCCGGCACCGTGCACCACGGCCCGCCCGATCGAGGCGTGCAGCGGACCCCACTCGGCGGGCGGCGCGTAGGGCGCGAGCCAGCCGCCGTCGCCCTCGGAGACCACGTCGTTCTCGTGGTAGAGCGCCACCGGCTCGAGCATCAGGCTGACCGTGCCGTCGGCCTCGGCCGCCGCCAGGCAGGTGCGCAGCAGCGGCGGGGCCTGCGAGGGGTGCGAAGGTGCGGCGATGACCAGGCCGGGGATGTCGCGCAGCCCGCCGAGCGCGTTGTCGACGCCGATCGCCCCGCCGAAACCGTCGTGGTAACCCAGGCCGGGCACGCGCAGCACCATCGGGTTGCGGTAGGCGCCGTTGGAACTGAAGGCCAACGTGGCGATTTCGGAGCGCAGCAGCTCTTCGGCGGCGTGCAGGTCGTCGAGGCCGAGCTCGACGATCGGCAGCTGCCCGCTCACCGCCGCCCCCATCGCCAGGCCCAGGATCGAATGCGCGTGCGGGGCGGTGTCGGTGACCTGCCCCGGGCCGAGCTTCTGGAGCAGGCCCCGGGTCACGCCGTGCAGACCGCCGGCCCGGGCCACGTCGCGGCCCATCACCACCACGCCCGGGTGCGCGATCG
This genomic interval carries:
- a CDS encoding DUF445 domain-containing protein, which codes for MTVAPVRPPSSPRLAGSTEADERRRVALRRMKTVATTLLAVAAVIYVATLKQDGVLGFVNAAAEAAMVGALADWFAVTALFRHPLGIPIPHTALIPTRKDQIGESLQEFVADNFLSEDIVREKVGQAEVTRRIGSWLAEPEHAERVGAELSTAGHGVLSVLRDDDVAAMLEQVVVPRAADIPLSPLAGGLLDGILDDGAHRRLVDLLLDEGRSWLEANSDRIMLLVTEQAPGWTPQWVDNRIARRVYDELHRWLSEVAADQQHPARQALDDLLRRLARDMRSDPDTQAKVEAIKMRLLEHPELRRATIALWSTVRRMLLEALADPQGELRRRIVDALTDLGKRLSTDHALQARLDTYAQDVVGYVVRNYAGELATVISETVKRWDAVDASKRIELHVGRDLQFIRINGTVVGALAGLVIHTFTLLIS
- a CDS encoding ATP-binding protein, whose product is MDPVRNPYAPGAGQRPPELAGRDTELDSFDVVLERISRGRPERSLVLIGLRGVGKTVLLNALRSAAVRKQWGTGKLEARPDTPLRRPLAAALHQAVRELAPANREDTSHVLGILKSFALKEVPAKTKTTLRDRWQPGIDVPAVPGRADSGDIEIDLVELFTDIAGVAAGAGRGIAVFIDEMQDLLPDDVSALCAACHELGQQGLPLVVVGAGLPHLPAVLSASKSYSERLFRYARIDRLDPEAAARALRSPAQEEGADFTEEALAAMYEVTAGYPYFIQAYGKGAWDVAPRTPITADDVKVAAPEAEAELAVGFFGSRYERATPAEREYLRAMADVSADLPPGLSMGDAGVSTSEIALVLGRKPQSLSPARDSLIKKGLIYSGERGRIAFTVPHFGRYLRRQATD